A section of the Aminivibrio pyruvatiphilus genome encodes:
- a CDS encoding ECF transporter S component — MEATTVNSTRRMVWTALLSAVAAVLMYIDMAVPLFPRFLKLDLSDLPALVAAFAWGPAAGVFTELIKNLIHSLTTSTAGVGELANFLMGSALVVPAGMIYRRNRSRKGALAGLAAGTLSMTVTAALANYFFLLPFYSNFIPLEKIIAMSSAAIPAVHDLGTLVLYAVVPFNLLKGTVVSLATVQLYKRISTLIR, encoded by the coding sequence ATGGAAGCGACTACGGTCAACTCAACCCGCCGCATGGTCTGGACCGCCCTTCTGTCCGCCGTGGCGGCAGTGCTCATGTACATCGACATGGCAGTTCCCCTGTTCCCCCGTTTTCTCAAACTCGACCTGTCGGACCTTCCGGCCCTGGTGGCCGCCTTCGCCTGGGGACCGGCCGCGGGCGTCTTCACCGAGCTGATCAAGAACCTGATCCATTCGCTGACCACGTCCACCGCCGGAGTGGGCGAACTGGCGAATTTCCTCATGGGGAGCGCCCTGGTGGTTCCGGCGGGCATGATCTACCGGCGGAACAGGAGCCGGAAAGGAGCCCTTGCCGGGCTGGCGGCGGGCACCCTCTCCATGACCGTCACTGCGGCCCTGGCAAACTATTTCTTTCTGCTTCCCTTCTATTCGAACTTTATTCCGCTGGAAAAGATCATCGCCATGTCCTCGGCGGCCATCCCCGCGGTGCACGACCTGGGGACCCTGGTTTTGTACGCCGTGGTGCCCTTCAACCTCCTGAAGGGGACAGTGGTCTCCCTTGCAACGGTCCAGCTCTACAAGCGCATCAGCACCCTCATCCGGTAA
- a CDS encoding alanine racemase, translated as MKDLYSSLDTPSLLVDRTILLRNITGMQDLADRAAVALRPHTKTHRTPAIAAMQVKAGAKGITVAKIGEAEVMAENGMDDIFIANEIFGDLKFARLRNLAAKTRLSVGVDNREQVTAISRFFEGAPEPADVLIEVETGEVRSGMLPGPELVELAKFIAAAPNVRLKGIFSHEGHTYGAKDREQCAAFYRKAQEDTLGAAEMIRSAGIPVGTVSIGATPSILLGGDILPGVTEIRPGTYVLMDAAQGAAVGSYGTCAATVLATVMSKPTADRVVLDAGVKALTAFTREGGICATPGHGLLKGFDGLRIGKLYDEHGLVYGREANERLSLGDRVEIIPNHICPTCNLYDRMYLVEDGRVADELPILCRGKSQ; from the coding sequence ATGAAAGACCTGTACAGCAGCCTTGATACCCCTTCCCTCCTCGTGGACAGAACCATTCTGCTCCGCAACATAACGGGAATGCAGGATTTGGCAGACAGGGCGGCCGTCGCCCTGAGGCCCCACACGAAGACCCACAGGACTCCGGCGATCGCGGCCATGCAGGTGAAGGCCGGAGCCAAGGGCATCACCGTGGCCAAGATCGGCGAGGCGGAGGTCATGGCCGAAAACGGCATGGACGACATCTTCATCGCCAACGAGATTTTCGGCGACCTGAAGTTCGCCCGGCTCCGGAACCTGGCCGCGAAAACGCGGCTCAGCGTGGGGGTGGACAACCGGGAGCAGGTGACGGCCATCTCCCGGTTCTTCGAGGGAGCCCCGGAACCTGCAGACGTCCTGATCGAGGTGGAAACGGGAGAGGTGCGGTCGGGCATGCTTCCCGGACCGGAGCTGGTGGAGCTTGCGAAATTCATCGCCGCCGCGCCGAACGTGCGGCTGAAGGGCATTTTTTCCCATGAGGGGCACACCTACGGCGCAAAAGACCGGGAACAGTGCGCCGCCTTTTACAGGAAGGCCCAGGAGGACACCCTCGGGGCCGCGGAGATGATCCGCTCGGCGGGCATCCCCGTGGGCACGGTGAGCATCGGCGCCACGCCGTCCATTCTGCTCGGCGGGGACATTCTCCCCGGCGTGACGGAGATCCGTCCCGGAACCTACGTCCTCATGGACGCCGCCCAGGGTGCGGCGGTGGGGAGCTACGGCACCTGCGCCGCCACGGTGCTGGCCACGGTGATGAGCAAGCCCACGGCCGACCGGGTGGTCCTGGACGCGGGGGTCAAGGCGCTGACGGCCTTCACCAGGGAAGGGGGGATCTGCGCCACTCCCGGCCACGGCCTGCTGAAGGGCTTTGACGGTCTGAGGATCGGCAAGCTCTACGACGAGCACGGCCTGGTCTACGGCCGGGAGGCGAACGAGCGGCTCTCCCTGGGAGACCGGGTGGAGATCATCCCCAACCACATCTGCCCCACCTGCAACCTCTACGACCGGATGTACCTCGTGGAGGACGGCCGGGTCGCGGACGAGCTGCCCATTCTCTGCCGGGGAAAGTCGCAGTAG
- a CDS encoding RidA family protein encodes MRFISTEDAPRPGGHYSQAVVHQGVVYVAGQLPIVPETGEKCLGTVEEQTERTLLNLEAVLKAAGSGRDRVLRVTVYVSDISLWGRINAVYAGFFGDHRPARTVVPTRDLHYGFLVEIDAVAATDAGRTEEQQP; translated from the coding sequence ATGCGGTTCATTTCGACGGAGGATGCTCCCCGGCCGGGGGGCCATTATTCCCAGGCGGTAGTGCATCAGGGCGTTGTGTACGTGGCGGGGCAGCTTCCCATCGTTCCGGAAACGGGCGAGAAATGCCTCGGTACGGTGGAGGAACAGACAGAACGGACCCTCCTGAATCTGGAGGCCGTGCTGAAAGCCGCCGGGAGCGGCAGGGACAGGGTGCTGCGGGTCACCGTCTACGTGTCGGACATTTCGCTCTGGGGCAGGATAAACGCAGTGTACGCCGGATTCTTCGGCGACCATCGTCCGGCCCGGACGGTGGTGCCCACGCGGGACCTGCATTACGGCTTCCTGGTGGAAATCGACGCCGTCGCGGCGACGGATGCCGGAAGAACGGAGGAACAACAGCCATGA
- a CDS encoding FadR/GntR family transcriptional regulator, whose product MALQQIKKVIVRDAIIENITRYIRDNNLKVGDRIPSERTLAAAMKVSRSSVREALKTLESNGLLEIRHGGGAFLLSTAAVPVAEYSSDQRDHFVFLRQLIQARRMIEERVVAEVVPHLTESQILSLRRMEDEQLEAAENGLAGEGSRFELPNMNFELAITSLLDNPVIREMHKRVEVLWKKTFRGLSTTPFPARERYNHHMEIIRTMESGNVKAAVKAMAFHNSILADYIDEEIRKLDSRRDEGCGQAPEDSGAEQTKCAILNGGARK is encoded by the coding sequence GTGGCGCTCCAGCAGATCAAGAAGGTCATCGTCAGGGACGCGATCATCGAAAACATAACCAGGTACATCAGGGACAACAATCTGAAGGTGGGGGACCGGATTCCCTCGGAACGGACCCTCGCGGCCGCCATGAAGGTGAGCCGGAGCTCCGTGCGGGAGGCCCTGAAGACCCTGGAGAGCAACGGTCTGCTGGAAATCCGGCACGGAGGCGGAGCATTTCTTCTTTCCACCGCCGCCGTGCCGGTGGCGGAATACAGCTCAGACCAGAGGGACCATTTCGTCTTTCTGCGGCAGCTCATCCAGGCCCGGAGGATGATCGAGGAGCGGGTCGTTGCCGAGGTGGTCCCCCATCTGACGGAATCGCAGATCCTTTCACTGCGGCGGATGGAGGACGAGCAGCTAGAGGCGGCTGAAAATGGCCTTGCCGGCGAAGGATCCCGGTTCGAGCTGCCCAACATGAATTTCGAACTGGCCATCACCTCCCTGCTCGACAATCCCGTGATCCGGGAGATGCACAAGAGAGTGGAGGTCCTGTGGAAAAAAACGTTCCGGGGACTGTCCACCACACCCTTCCCGGCAAGAGAGCGGTACAACCACCACATGGAGATCATTCGGACCATGGAGAGCGGCAATGTGAAAGCGGCGGTAAAGGCCATGGCCTTCCACAACAGCATCCTGGCCGACTACATCGACGAGGAGATCAGGAAGCTTGATTCACGGCGGGACGAGGGATGCGGACAGGCCCCGGAAGATTCCGGGGCTGAACAGACAAAGTGTGCGATTCTGAACGGAGGTGCCCGAAAATAA
- a CDS encoding 3-isopropylmalate dehydratase large subunit: MHALEKTLARASGKTQVSAGEIVLADVDLAEVNDLYLQVIKSFHELGGEKVRHPGKTSFVFDHYSPAPTIKAADNHKKMREFCAGQGIPHLFDIGEGVCHQVLTESGMVGPGTIVVETDSHTTTMGALGAFGTGVGATDMATILITGKLWFKVPRVMNIVFEGTPPKGVMAKDMILHAIGDLRQDAAIYKAVEFSGGTVREMAQEERFVLCNMAVEMGAKAAYIAPDGITLDYLSCYGWKGGEIPATDPGYEYDSVVRYDVSSLSPRVALPGSVDAVSAIPEERIPVDQVFLGTCTGGRLNDIRVAAEILEGKRVAPGTRFVVIPASRRIFQDALLGGYIETLVNAGAVLSTPGCGPCLGAHEGILAPGETCVTTSSRNFPGRMGSTEADIYIASPATAAATALMGRLCGADSL, from the coding sequence ATGCATGCTCTGGAAAAAACCCTCGCCCGGGCTTCCGGGAAGACGCAGGTATCGGCAGGGGAAATCGTCCTGGCGGACGTGGATCTGGCAGAGGTCAACGACCTCTATCTTCAGGTGATCAAATCCTTCCATGAACTGGGAGGAGAAAAAGTCCGCCACCCCGGAAAGACATCCTTCGTCTTCGATCATTATTCACCCGCACCCACCATCAAAGCAGCGGACAACCACAAAAAAATGAGGGAATTCTGCGCCGGGCAGGGCATTCCCCACCTCTTCGACATCGGCGAGGGGGTCTGCCACCAGGTACTGACCGAGAGCGGCATGGTCGGTCCCGGTACCATCGTCGTGGAAACCGATTCCCACACCACCACCATGGGGGCCCTCGGGGCCTTCGGGACCGGGGTGGGGGCCACCGACATGGCCACCATCCTGATCACCGGGAAGCTCTGGTTCAAGGTCCCCCGGGTGATGAACATCGTCTTCGAGGGCACTCCTCCCAAAGGCGTCATGGCCAAGGACATGATCCTCCACGCCATCGGCGACCTCAGGCAGGATGCCGCAATCTACAAGGCGGTGGAGTTCAGCGGCGGCACTGTCCGGGAGATGGCCCAGGAGGAGCGCTTCGTCCTGTGCAACATGGCCGTGGAGATGGGGGCCAAGGCGGCCTACATCGCCCCGGACGGCATCACCCTCGACTATCTCTCCTGCTATGGCTGGAAGGGCGGAGAGATTCCCGCGACCGACCCGGGGTACGAGTATGACTCCGTGGTCCGGTACGACGTATCCTCCCTGTCCCCCCGGGTGGCCCTGCCGGGGAGCGTGGACGCCGTCTCCGCCATTCCGGAGGAGAGGATCCCCGTGGACCAGGTATTTCTTGGCACCTGCACCGGCGGACGGCTCAACGACATCCGGGTCGCGGCGGAGATCCTGGAAGGGAAACGGGTCGCCCCGGGAACCCGGTTCGTGGTCATTCCCGCCTCGAGACGGATCTTCCAGGACGCCCTTCTGGGCGGGTACATCGAAACGCTGGTGAACGCCGGCGCCGTGCTGTCCACCCCCGGCTGCGGTCCCTGCCTCGGCGCCCACGAGGGCATCCTGGCACCGGGAGAAACCTGCGTCACCACGTCGAGCCGGAATTTCCCCGGAAGAATGGGAAGCACCGAGGCGGACATCTATATCGCGTCGCCCGCCACCGCTGCCGCCACCGCGCTCATGGGCCGCCTCTGCGGCGCGGACTCGCTCTAA
- a CDS encoding 3-isopropylmalate dehydratase small subunit: protein MDIIRGSIFTFGNNIDTDQIYPGRYLELTEHDEIAAHVMEGADPSFASTMKRGDIIVAGTNFGCGSSREHAVITLKNSGVGAVAARSFARIFFRNAVNLGLVVVEIPDLGDLGLRDGDEGELDVLRGVFTTPAGEKSFAPLPPHVLSIIEAGGIFPLFREKGAGVFG, encoded by the coding sequence ATGGACATCATCAGGGGAAGTATTTTCACCTTCGGCAACAACATCGATACAGACCAGATCTATCCCGGACGATACCTCGAGCTCACCGAGCACGACGAAATCGCCGCCCACGTCATGGAAGGGGCGGACCCGTCCTTTGCGTCGACAATGAAACGGGGCGACATCATCGTTGCCGGAACCAACTTCGGCTGCGGCTCCAGCCGGGAGCACGCCGTCATCACCCTGAAAAACTCGGGGGTGGGGGCCGTGGCGGCCAGGTCCTTCGCCAGGATTTTTTTCCGGAATGCAGTGAACCTCGGGCTGGTCGTAGTGGAAATTCCGGACCTGGGAGACCTCGGTCTTCGGGACGGCGACGAAGGGGAGCTCGATGTTCTCAGGGGCGTGTTCACCACACCCGCCGGTGAGAAGTCCTTCGCTCCATTGCCTCCCCACGTGCTCTCCATCATCGAGGCGGGGGGCATCTTCCCCCTGTTCCGGGAGAAGGGCGCGGGCGTCTTCGGTTAG
- a CDS encoding 4-hydroxythreonine-4-phosphate dehydrogenase PdxA: protein METNRRKPVLAVPLGDAAGIGPEIVAKVAACGFLERHARPVIVGDERVLRLGMNIAGAEFPFRRAGSLEEAAAGEGLTLWDTGTLDAATLELGKVSPVNGKEEGDNLAACIEGCKRGLLDGICFAPLNKAALKLGGYNFPSEHEMFAHLYGITEGFGEMNVLEGLWNIRVTSHIPLKDVSRNITVESVLDSIRLGYKTLRRAGCEIPRMAMAALNPHGGDSGTCGREEIDILLPAIGTALDEGIAVEGPFPSDTLFIRAFEGKYDGVVTMYHDQGQIAIKLRGFHHCVTVSAGLPHPITTPAHGTAYDIAGKGICTTSAFEDAYALAARMALGDRAVS from the coding sequence ATGGAAACGAACCGCAGAAAGCCCGTACTGGCCGTTCCCCTGGGGGATGCGGCGGGAATAGGTCCGGAAATTGTGGCAAAAGTCGCCGCGTGCGGCTTTCTTGAACGGCATGCCCGTCCCGTGATCGTGGGAGATGAGAGAGTACTCCGGCTGGGAATGAACATCGCCGGGGCGGAGTTTCCCTTCCGCAGGGCGGGATCACTGGAGGAAGCGGCAGCAGGAGAGGGGCTCACCCTGTGGGACACCGGCACCCTGGACGCCGCAACCCTCGAGCTGGGCAAAGTGTCGCCTGTCAACGGAAAAGAAGAGGGCGACAACCTGGCGGCCTGCATCGAAGGGTGCAAACGGGGACTTCTGGACGGCATCTGCTTCGCCCCCCTGAACAAGGCGGCCCTCAAGCTCGGAGGGTACAACTTCCCCAGCGAGCACGAGATGTTCGCCCACCTGTACGGCATCACGGAAGGGTTCGGCGAGATGAACGTCCTGGAGGGGCTCTGGAATATCCGGGTCACCAGTCATATTCCCCTGAAGGACGTGAGCCGGAACATCACCGTGGAGTCGGTGCTTGACTCCATCCGCCTGGGGTACAAAACGTTGCGGCGGGCAGGCTGCGAGATTCCCCGGATGGCCATGGCCGCCCTGAACCCCCACGGAGGAGACAGCGGCACCTGCGGCCGGGAGGAGATCGACATCCTTCTGCCCGCCATCGGGACGGCCCTGGACGAAGGGATCGCCGTGGAAGGCCCCTTCCCTTCCGATACTCTGTTCATTCGGGCCTTTGAAGGAAAATACGACGGCGTGGTCACCATGTACCACGACCAGGGACAGATCGCCATCAAGCTCAGGGGGTTCCATCACTGCGTTACCGTTTCGGCCGGGCTGCCCCACCCCATCACCACGCCCGCCCACGGAACGGCCTACGACATCGCGGGAAAGGGGATATGCACCACGTCCGCCTTTGAGGACGCCTATGCCCTCGCCGCCAGGATGGCCCTGGGAGACCGGGCGGTCTCATGA
- a CDS encoding tripartite tricarboxylate transporter substrate binding protein has product MKKRHLLVLLVLAVSLAFTGALSAADNYPAKAVVLVYHSQAGSGGDIFLRNMGKAIEKQIGKPIIVENRTGGGGSNAWMYSKNAKPDGYTLLGISSSIIAGPLQTKMAVSYADFKPVAQVFFDPTVIFVPAKSPFKTFDDVIKDAKANPGKQNWGAGNPGSAETMCIEKVAQLADMQITVVPFEGGADVMVEIIAGRIDAAIGEYAEIASQVEAGNIRIIACLNSERMEEAPDVPTLKESGVDFVFEKIRGIVAPKDVPDSVVKVWTDALAKIFDDPEFKTYYKENMLVPRFLPAEKMQKVMDDQHAFFKEMSKGLY; this is encoded by the coding sequence ATGAAAAAAAGACATCTTCTGGTACTGCTGGTTCTGGCTGTGTCTCTGGCCTTCACGGGCGCGCTTTCCGCCGCCGACAATTATCCGGCGAAGGCGGTCGTGCTCGTGTACCATTCCCAGGCGGGATCGGGCGGCGACATCTTCCTGAGGAACATGGGCAAGGCCATCGAGAAACAGATCGGAAAGCCCATCATCGTGGAGAACAGGACGGGAGGCGGCGGTTCCAACGCCTGGATGTACTCCAAAAACGCGAAGCCCGACGGATACACCCTGCTCGGAATTTCGTCCTCCATCATCGCCGGCCCGCTCCAGACCAAGATGGCGGTCTCCTACGCCGACTTCAAGCCTGTCGCCCAGGTCTTCTTCGATCCCACGGTCATTTTCGTCCCCGCAAAGAGCCCGTTCAAAACCTTTGATGACGTCATCAAGGACGCCAAGGCGAATCCCGGAAAGCAGAACTGGGGCGCCGGAAATCCCGGCAGCGCCGAGACCATGTGCATAGAGAAGGTCGCCCAGCTTGCCGACATGCAGATTACCGTGGTTCCCTTCGAAGGCGGAGCCGACGTCATGGTGGAGATCATCGCCGGCAGGATCGACGCGGCCATCGGCGAGTACGCCGAAATCGCCAGCCAGGTTGAGGCGGGCAACATCCGCATCATCGCCTGCCTGAATTCCGAACGGATGGAAGAGGCTCCCGACGTGCCCACCCTCAAGGAGAGCGGCGTGGACTTCGTGTTCGAAAAAATCCGCGGCATCGTCGCCCCGAAGGACGTTCCCGATTCGGTGGTCAAGGTTTGGACGGACGCCCTCGCCAAGATTTTCGACGATCCCGAGTTCAAGACATACTACAAGGAGAACATGCTTGTCCCCAGATTCCTTCCCGCCGAGAAAATGCAGAAGGTCATGGACGACCAGCACGCCTTCTTCAAGGAGATGAGCAAGGGACTCTACTAG
- a CDS encoding tripartite tricarboxylate transporter TctB family protein, whose translation MTITVKSKVVLNILWILIAAGFWWTSIPYSEARTFDPIGPHIFPQLMSGVIILCSLGNLAVLYRHPKPGVAEAAPETFEPSNALKMFLVLVVSGLYIWLMPLAGYLIATVFLLFLLIAVQGEVGLKVNILVSCGFALVLYLLFSKVLHILLPHGFLEFI comes from the coding sequence ATGACCATTACAGTCAAAAGCAAAGTCGTGCTCAATATCCTCTGGATTCTCATCGCCGCCGGTTTCTGGTGGACCTCCATACCCTACAGCGAGGCGAGGACCTTCGATCCCATCGGGCCCCACATCTTTCCCCAGCTCATGTCCGGGGTGATCATCCTCTGCTCCCTGGGCAACCTGGCGGTGCTGTACAGGCACCCAAAGCCGGGCGTTGCGGAGGCGGCGCCCGAGACTTTCGAACCTTCGAACGCCCTGAAGATGTTTCTCGTTCTCGTGGTCAGCGGGCTGTACATCTGGCTTATGCCCCTGGCGGGCTACCTCATCGCTACCGTTTTCCTGCTGTTTCTGCTCATCGCGGTGCAGGGAGAGGTGGGACTGAAAGTCAACATCCTCGTCAGCTGCGGGTTCGCCCTGGTACTGTACCTGCTTTTTTCCAAGGTGCTTCATATTCTTCTGCCCCACGGTTTTCTCGAGTTCATCTAG
- a CDS encoding tripartite tricarboxylate transporter permease translates to MEFLQNIALGSSVVFTFKGISAIIAGVVAGTIGGAIPGINATMTMAILLPFTWGMDPTVAILMYVGIYCGGQYGGSIPSVLIGTPGTPSSAATVMDGYPLHLQGKTGLALGMSLYASVFGGIVSSVALMIFAIPLAKVALAFGPPEYFALALLGLTLVASLSTDVFKGLISAALGLLLATIGLDPFAGIVRFGFGSENLIEGFEIIPFYMGIFALSQVLYIIFKKIKRAVVEYRITSKYPSTLDFIRCLPSMLIGSVIGMFVGAMPGAGASIACWLGYNEAKRWSRHPEQFGKGALEGVAAPEATNNAVTGGAMVPLLSLGIPGSSSTAIMLGVLIIHGLRPGPMLFVTNPEIPYSIFVSLFVSNIFMIFVALLLIKLLIKVVNIPETIMNACILAIIFVGAYSVNNSMFDIFTVLLFGILGLIMKIYDYPITATALGFVLGYLVETNFRRSLTLSKGDWSVFMTNPISMVIITLAVLSVVYAVYCNHFRKKRGAAE, encoded by the coding sequence ATGGAATTTCTGCAGAATATAGCTCTCGGTTCGAGCGTGGTTTTCACTTTCAAGGGCATCTCGGCCATCATAGCCGGTGTGGTTGCCGGGACCATCGGCGGAGCCATTCCCGGCATCAACGCCACCATGACCATGGCCATCCTGCTGCCCTTCACATGGGGGATGGACCCCACCGTGGCCATCCTCATGTACGTGGGCATTTACTGCGGGGGCCAGTACGGCGGCTCCATTCCGTCGGTCCTGATCGGCACCCCCGGGACGCCGTCCTCGGCCGCCACGGTGATGGACGGCTATCCCCTCCACCTTCAGGGGAAGACCGGCCTCGCCCTGGGCATGTCCCTCTACGCCAGCGTGTTCGGGGGGATCGTCTCGAGCGTCGCCCTGATGATTTTCGCCATTCCCCTGGCGAAGGTGGCCCTTGCCTTCGGCCCCCCCGAGTATTTTGCCCTGGCGCTCCTCGGGCTAACCCTGGTAGCCTCTCTGTCCACTGACGTGTTCAAGGGGCTCATCTCGGCGGCCCTCGGCCTTCTTCTGGCCACCATCGGCCTCGACCCCTTCGCCGGCATCGTCCGGTTCGGCTTCGGCAGCGAAAACCTGATCGAGGGATTCGAGATCATCCCCTTCTACATGGGAATCTTTGCCCTGAGCCAGGTGCTCTACATCATCTTCAAAAAGATCAAGCGGGCGGTGGTGGAGTACCGGATCACCTCGAAATACCCGTCCACCCTGGATTTCATCCGGTGTCTTCCCTCCATGCTCATAGGATCGGTCATCGGGATGTTCGTGGGCGCCATGCCGGGGGCGGGAGCGTCCATCGCCTGCTGGCTGGGCTACAACGAGGCGAAGCGGTGGTCCCGGCATCCCGAGCAGTTCGGCAAGGGGGCCCTTGAAGGGGTAGCCGCGCCGGAGGCCACGAACAACGCCGTCACTGGCGGCGCCATGGTGCCCCTCCTCTCCCTGGGCATACCGGGCTCAAGCTCCACGGCGATCATGCTGGGCGTGCTCATCATCCACGGCCTCCGGCCGGGCCCCATGCTCTTCGTCACCAACCCGGAAATACCCTACTCGATCTTCGTCTCCCTGTTCGTCTCGAACATCTTCATGATCTTCGTCGCCCTGCTGCTGATCAAGCTCCTCATCAAGGTGGTCAACATCCCCGAGACCATAATGAACGCCTGCATCCTGGCCATAATCTTCGTCGGCGCCTACTCGGTGAACAACAGCATGTTCGACATCTTCACGGTCCTCCTCTTCGGCATCCTCGGTCTGATCATGAAGATCTACGACTATCCCATCACGGCCACGGCCCTCGGCTTCGTGCTGGGGTACCTGGTGGAGACGAACTTCCGGCGGTCCCTCACCCTCTCCAAAGGAGACTGGTCCGTCTTCATGACAAACCCCATCTCCATGGTCATCATCACCCTTGCGGTCCTGAGCGTGGTCTACGCGGTCTACTGCAACCACTTCAGGAAAAAACGGGGGGCGGCGGAATAG
- a CDS encoding isocitrate/isopropylmalate dehydrogenase family protein translates to MAVYKLGILKGDDIGLEVVPEAVKVLNAAVAGFGGVTLDWCELPVGYPSYLKSGETLPASTLEALYGLDGWILGPIGHMAYPKDDPKAINPHPILRRNFDLASNIRPARSHPSLPCLRQDVDLVIIRENNEGFQPDRNMYKGMGECMPTPDMALSLRVITRRNSSMVARTAFELARQRNGKKKVTAIHKNTVFKLGCGLFIDTCTEVSKEYPDVEFGTAVVDTFAMHLVMRPANFDVVVTTNMFGDILSDEAAGLVGGLGMAPGLCVGPRYAMAQATHGSAPDIAGKNIANPYAMIMSAQMLLSWLGNGKGDGEAVQAAGNIEAALGKVLSDKKCVTPDLGGTAGTDAMGDAVCRALAAL, encoded by the coding sequence ATGGCCGTCTACAAGCTTGGAATACTGAAAGGCGACGACATCGGGCTTGAAGTGGTGCCCGAGGCGGTGAAGGTATTGAACGCGGCCGTCGCCGGGTTCGGCGGCGTGACGCTGGACTGGTGCGAGCTGCCCGTGGGGTACCCCTCCTACCTGAAGAGCGGGGAAACCCTTCCCGCCTCCACCCTGGAGGCCCTGTACGGCCTGGACGGGTGGATCCTGGGGCCCATCGGTCACATGGCCTACCCGAAGGACGATCCGAAGGCCATCAACCCTCACCCCATCCTTCGGCGGAATTTCGACCTGGCGAGCAACATCCGCCCGGCCAGGTCCCACCCTTCCCTCCCGTGCCTCCGGCAGGACGTGGACCTGGTCATCATCCGGGAGAACAACGAGGGCTTCCAGCCCGACAGGAATATGTACAAAGGCATGGGGGAGTGCATGCCCACCCCGGACATGGCTCTGTCCCTCCGGGTGATCACCAGGCGGAATTCTTCCATGGTGGCCAGGACGGCCTTCGAGCTGGCCCGGCAGCGCAACGGAAAGAAGAAAGTCACGGCTATCCACAAGAACACGGTCTTCAAGCTGGGCTGCGGACTCTTCATCGATACCTGCACGGAAGTGAGCAAAGAATACCCCGACGTGGAGTTCGGCACGGCGGTGGTGGATACCTTCGCCATGCACCTCGTCATGAGGCCGGCGAATTTTGACGTGGTCGTCACCACCAACATGTTCGGCGACATTCTCTCCGACGAAGCGGCTGGGCTGGTGGGAGGGCTCGGCATGGCCCCCGGCCTCTGCGTAGGGCCCCGGTACGCCATGGCACAGGCCACCCACGGATCGGCCCCGGACATTGCCGGGAAGAACATCGCCAATCCCTACGCCATGATCATGTCCGCCCAGATGCTGCTCTCCTGGCTCGGGAACGGGAAAGGGGACGGGGAGGCCGTGCAGGCGGCGGGGAATATTGAAGCGGCCCTCGGAAAGGTTCTGTCCGATAAAAAGTGCGTCACCCCGGACCTCGGCGGGACGGCGGGTACCGACGCCATGGGGGACGCCGTCTGCCGGGCCCTGGCGGCCCTGTAG
- a CDS encoding indolepyruvate ferredoxin oxidoreductase subunit alpha yields MTVINKEKCVGCKTCMKYCTVDAIHYLPEEKKCCVDQARCTECYVCVRQKVCPVGAIETVELDGFFKQFQHVMSDPVENHGVTGVTGRGTEEVKTNDVSGRVKKGFAGFSIDMGRPGLGVFLRDAEKVAMAMAEAGLVFEPPETTPLSALMTDMKTGKLDDACHDYHLLSVIIEGSCPLDKMPDVFRALQRVEKEIDTVFSVGLILRVDENGENPVLSELDALGIPQPHRGKVNVGLGKPLSTL; encoded by the coding sequence ATGACAGTCATCAACAAGGAAAAATGTGTCGGCTGCAAAACGTGCATGAAGTACTGCACCGTGGATGCCATCCACTATCTCCCCGAAGAGAAGAAGTGCTGCGTGGACCAGGCCCGGTGCACCGAGTGCTACGTCTGCGTGCGCCAGAAGGTCTGCCCCGTGGGCGCCATCGAGACCGTGGAGCTTGACGGCTTTTTCAAGCAGTTCCAGCACGTCATGAGCGACCCCGTGGAGAACCACGGCGTCACCGGCGTCACGGGCCGGGGAACCGAAGAAGTGAAGACCAACGATGTGAGCGGCCGGGTGAAGAAAGGCTTCGCGGGCTTCTCCATCGACATGGGCCGTCCCGGCCTGGGCGTGTTCCTCCGGGACGCCGAGAAAGTGGCCATGGCCATGGCGGAAGCCGGCCTCGTCTTCGAACCGCCCGAGACCACGCCCCTTTCCGCCCTCATGACGGACATGAAGACCGGCAAGCTTGACGACGCATGCCACGACTACCATCTTCTTTCCGTCATTATCGAGGGGAGCTGCCCCCTGGACAAAATGCCCGACGTCTTCCGCGCCCTCCAGAGAGTGGAAAAGGAAATCGACACCGTCTTCTCCGTGGGGCTCATCCTCCGGGTGGATGAAAACGGCGAGAACCCGGTGCTCAGCGAGCTCGACGCCCTCGGTATCCCCCAGCCCCACCGCGGCAAGGTGAACGTCGGCCTCGGCAAACCCCTCAGCACCCTGTAG